Proteins encoded within one genomic window of Gadus chalcogrammus isolate NIFS_2021 chromosome 6, NIFS_Gcha_1.0, whole genome shotgun sequence:
- the gpatch3 gene encoding G patch domain-containing protein 3 — protein sequence MADALPVVFFAVSNIPAIFRSADLRNYFSQFIESGGFQCFHYRHRPEVLWGSEGPPDPHVARGSEDLPEPPVPDTRLESGPPEPSINDPGSQSPENTENSSVSKKSVKSCCCIVSVFSKHADRFVKMFGGNLWIDSTGSWLSGRCVIKRVKVSLETDVDSFPYKTKHEQRHRVSLSDRFTQGDLKGLPELNPPSLMQNGNVGTTVKVFLQLIQACRLPPRLIRKLGLTFPKTSSNRRYGNVPFEYYNTYTVEASEDSIFTAAGHEIAGPSGVNRTTAKLRQPRGHTETKETEIHQDDEEDEEDELSNVDDDDDRCEEWERHEALHEDVTSQERSKERLFEEEIELKWEKGGSGLVFYTDAQYWQEEEGDFDEQTTDNWDVDMSVYYDKDGGDMDARDFVRMRYDKRMRDGLENRSGHTQPIGSFERFTKGFGRRVMEKQGWKDGEGLGTSRPGIPDALESDGQHPNCKRGFGYHGEKLTLNTGKKPRINYHISTVYDEPKDVDKPEPLLRRLPTTNIKYREWQPGGTIGPRR from the exons CCCACCggatccccacgtcgcccggggGTCTGAGGATCTACCGGAGCCCCCCGTCCCTGACACAAGACTTGAGAGTGGACCGCCAGAGCCCAGCATCAACGATCCGGGCTCCCAATCACCCGAAAACACAGAAAACTCTTCCGTTTCAAAGAAAAGCGTAAAGTCGTGTTGCTGCATCGTGTCTGTGTTCTCTAAACATGCCGACAGGTTTGTTAAAATGTTCGGAGGAAATCTGTGGATCGACTCGACGGGGAGTTGGCTGTCAGGACGCTGTGTTATAAAGAGAGTAAAAGTCTCCCTCGAAACAG ATGTGGATTCTTTTCCGTATAAAACCAAGCATGAGCAGCGACACCGTGTGTCCCTATCAGACCGCTTCACACAAGGAGACTTAAAGGGCTTACCAGAGCTCAACCCACCTAGCCTGATGCAGAACGGTAACGTGGGGACCACCGTGAAGGTGTTTCTGCAACTTATACAGGCATGCCGACTACCTCCACGTCTCATCAGGAAGCTGGGGCTTACTTTCCCTAAGACCAGCTCCAATCGCCGTTATGGCAATGTGCCTTTCGAGTACTATAACACCTACACAGTAGAAGCCTCTGAAGATAGCATCTTCACGGCAGCCGGACATGAAATAGCTGGCCCCAGCGGTGTTAACAGAACCACAGCGAAACTCAGACAGCCTCGTGGCCATACAGAAACCAAGGAAACGGAAATCCACcaggatgatgaggaagatgaggaagacgaGCTGTCTAATGTTGATGAT GATGATGACCGATGCGAGGAATGGGAGCGCCACGAAGCCTTGCATGAAGACGTGACGAGTCAGGAACGCTCCAAGGAGCGGCTGTTTGAGGAAGAGATTGAGCTGAAATGGGAGAAGGGAGGATCGGGCCTGGTGTTCTACACTGACGCCCAATActggcaggaggaggaaggag ACTTTGATGAACAAACAACGGACAACTGGGATGTCGACATGAGCGTTTACTATGATAAAG ACGGCGGTGACATGGACGCCCGCGACTTTGTCCGCATGCGGTATGACAAGAGGATGAGAGACGGCTTGGAAAACCGATCTGGTCACACCCAGCCCATCGGTAGCTTCGAGAGATTCACTAAG GGTTTTGGCCGGCGCGTGATGGAGAAGCAAGGGTGGAAGGACGGCGAGGGCCTCGGAACCAGCCGGCCCGGGATTCCTGATGCTCTGGAAAGCGACGGGCAACATCCAAATTGCAAGAGGGGCTTTGG GTATCATGGAGAGAAGTTGACCTTGAATACTGGAAAGAAGCCGAGAATCAATTATCATATAAGCACAGTGTACGATGAACCGAAGGACGTTGATAAACCTGAACCCTTATTGAGACGTCTTCCCACCACTAACATAAAATACCGAGAATGGCAGCCCGGGGGCACTATCGGACCGCGAAGATGa